In the Pseudomonas sp. DTU_2021_1001937_2_SI_NGA_ILE_001 genome, one interval contains:
- a CDS encoding (2Fe-2S)-binding protein, with protein MKDSTTASKADAAATALQASRRHFLKVGASGLAAATVATWVPESAAQPAQAAPAGEQSSAPAAGERSIELKVNGQSHRLNVAPNAILLDVLRDRLQLTGTKKGCDHGQCGACTLLVNGVAINSCLSIAVQHDGDEITTIEGLARDGQLHPVQEAFWEHDAYQCGYCTSGQIMSAVAILNDPNIPADDASVREAMSGNICRCGAYKNILAAVQSARSKMGRPA; from the coding sequence ATGAAAGATTCAACCACAGCGTCCAAGGCCGATGCGGCGGCCACGGCCTTGCAGGCTTCAAGGCGGCATTTTCTCAAGGTCGGTGCCTCTGGTCTGGCAGCGGCGACGGTCGCCACCTGGGTGCCGGAGTCCGCTGCGCAACCCGCGCAGGCGGCGCCCGCTGGCGAGCAGTCAAGCGCACCGGCTGCTGGCGAGCGCAGTATCGAGCTGAAGGTCAACGGCCAGAGCCATCGTCTCAACGTGGCACCCAACGCGATCCTCCTCGATGTACTGCGCGACCGCCTGCAGCTTACCGGCACCAAGAAGGGTTGTGACCATGGGCAGTGCGGGGCCTGCACCCTGCTGGTCAATGGCGTGGCGATCAACTCGTGCCTGTCCATCGCCGTGCAGCACGACGGCGACGAGATCACCACCATCGAGGGCCTGGCCCGCGACGGCCAGTTGCATCCGGTGCAGGAGGCCTTCTGGGAGCACGATGCCTACCAGTGCGGCTACTGCACCTCCGGACAGATCATGAGCGCCGTGGCGATCCTCAACGACCCGAACATTCCCGCCGACGACGCCAGCGTACGCGAAGCCATGAGCGGCAATATCTGCCGCTGCGGGGCCTACAAGAACATCCTCGCCGCCGTGCAGTCGGCGCGCAGCAAGATGGGGAGGCCAGCCTGA
- a CDS encoding xanthine dehydrogenase family protein subunit M, with the protein MRTFDYQRASSPAQAVSQATGDGQRFYLAGGTTLLDLVKLDVMQADQLVDINRLDLLKIEPLSDGRLRIGALVSNTELAQHPLVRDRYPVLAEAILQGASTALRNKATTGGNLMQRVRCNYFRDGLSACNKREPGSGCAAIDGLNRSVHAVLGTSDQCIATHPSDMCVAVAAIGAQVTVQGAKGSRDIGFADFHLLPGQTPWREHALESGELITHLTLDAPLPGSRSAYLKLRDRTSYQFALASSAVVLVLEGQRIKEARIALGGVATKPWRAVEAERALVGQQASLDLYQRVAQLAMKEAKAYSHNAFKIPLGQQVITRNLRDLTAKELA; encoded by the coding sequence ATGCGAACCTTCGACTATCAACGCGCCAGCTCGCCGGCCCAGGCGGTCAGTCAGGCCACCGGCGACGGGCAGCGCTTCTACCTGGCCGGCGGCACCACGCTGCTGGACCTGGTGAAGCTGGATGTGATGCAGGCCGACCAACTGGTGGATATCAACCGCCTCGACCTGCTCAAGATCGAACCCTTGAGCGATGGCCGCCTGCGCATCGGTGCGCTGGTCAGCAATACCGAGCTGGCCCAGCATCCGCTGGTGCGCGACCGTTACCCGGTGCTCGCCGAAGCCATCCTGCAAGGCGCCAGCACGGCGTTGCGCAACAAGGCCACCACCGGCGGCAACCTGATGCAGCGGGTGCGCTGCAATTACTTCCGCGATGGTCTTTCGGCGTGCAACAAGCGCGAGCCGGGCTCGGGCTGTGCGGCCATCGACGGCCTGAACCGCAGCGTGCATGCGGTGCTCGGCACCAGCGACCAGTGCATCGCCACGCACCCCTCGGACATGTGCGTGGCGGTGGCGGCCATCGGCGCACAGGTCACCGTGCAGGGCGCCAAGGGCAGCCGCGACATCGGCTTTGCCGATTTCCACCTGCTGCCCGGCCAGACCCCCTGGCGCGAGCATGCCCTGGAAAGCGGTGAACTGATCACTCACCTGACCCTGGACGCGCCGCTGCCCGGCAGCCGGTCGGCGTATCTGAAGCTGCGCGACCGCACCTCCTACCAGTTCGCCCTGGCCTCCAGCGCCGTGGTGCTGGTGCTTGAAGGTCAGCGCATCAAGGAGGCACGCATCGCCCTGGGCGGGGTCGCCACCAAACCCTGGCGCGCCGTCGAGGCGGAGCGTGCGCTGGTGGGCCAGCAGGCGTCGCTAGACCTCTACCAGCGCGTTGCGCAGCTGGCCATGAAAGAGGCCAAGGCCTACAGCCATAACGCCTTCAAGATCCCTCTGGGGCAACAGGTCATCACCCGCAACCTCCGTGATCTCACGGCCAAGGAGCTCGCATGA